Proteins co-encoded in one Kutzneria chonburiensis genomic window:
- a CDS encoding cupin translates to MRRALLATAVALGLSAALLPATAQATPGHGISAVTVFDQVAGDTDYVFKEITIQPGGATGWHYHPGPVKAWVKQGVLTHNKSDCSLDGIYRPGDFIQEQPGDGYVHIGRNLGTTPVVLEVLYEAPVGQPVAIDAPNPGCPFN, encoded by the coding sequence ATGCGCAGAGCCCTGCTGGCCACCGCCGTCGCCCTCGGCCTGTCGGCCGCGCTGCTACCCGCGACCGCGCAGGCCACTCCCGGCCATGGCATCTCCGCCGTCACCGTCTTCGACCAGGTGGCCGGCGACACCGACTACGTGTTCAAGGAGATCACCATCCAGCCCGGCGGCGCCACCGGCTGGCACTACCACCCCGGTCCCGTCAAGGCCTGGGTCAAGCAGGGCGTGTTGACCCACAACAAGTCCGACTGCTCCCTGGACGGCATCTACCGGCCCGGCGACTTCATCCAGGAACAGCCCGGCGACGGCTACGTCCACATCGGACGCAACCTCGGCACCACTCCAGTTGTGCTGGAAGTCCTCTACGAGGCCCCCGTCGGCCAGCCCGTGGCGATCGACGCCCCCAACCCCGGCTGCCCCTTCAACTAG
- a CDS encoding NAD-dependent epimerase/dehydratase family protein, with amino-acid sequence MKVLLVGGTGFVGHHIVHKLLRQGHEVSVLGRTPSEHLPAAAVFHTGDVNRLTDDELTDLLAGHDGVVHAATAAVYSPLNIDTAAYYRASNVEPVVRLLAAARRAGCDRSVLLGSFYATMHRQHPESRLPDGSPYVQSRLEQTSWARQAAGDKMSLAVLELPYVLGYTPGRPSAFAPQLEQLAQGKGIVVHPGEVAVAAVSEVADAAVAALDKRADGEFPIATANVSWHRLLHGFAVAGGHALQRVWRLRRWETQLVIRYRLLRTRKDGIVLGFNPAMMARLHADGMCVDTEVAVQALGIAHADLNQAIRDTARN; translated from the coding sequence TTGAAGGTCCTGCTGGTTGGCGGCACCGGGTTCGTCGGCCACCACATCGTCCACAAGCTTCTCCGGCAAGGCCACGAGGTGTCCGTGCTGGGCCGCACCCCGTCGGAACATCTGCCCGCCGCGGCCGTCTTCCACACCGGCGACGTCAACCGCCTCACCGACGACGAGCTGACCGACCTGTTGGCCGGTCACGACGGCGTGGTGCACGCGGCGACGGCCGCGGTCTACTCGCCGCTGAACATCGACACGGCCGCGTACTACCGGGCCAGCAACGTCGAACCGGTCGTGCGGCTGCTGGCGGCGGCCCGGCGTGCCGGCTGCGACCGGTCGGTGCTGCTCGGCAGCTTCTACGCGACCATGCACCGCCAACACCCCGAATCCCGTCTGCCGGACGGAAGTCCGTACGTGCAGAGCCGGCTGGAACAGACGTCGTGGGCCCGTCAGGCGGCTGGCGACAAGATGTCGTTGGCCGTGCTGGAGCTGCCGTACGTGCTCGGCTACACGCCCGGCCGCCCGTCGGCGTTCGCCCCGCAGCTGGAGCAATTGGCCCAGGGCAAGGGAATCGTGGTCCACCCGGGCGAGGTCGCGGTGGCGGCGGTGTCCGAGGTGGCCGACGCCGCCGTGGCCGCCCTGGACAAGCGTGCGGACGGCGAATTCCCCATTGCCACGGCCAATGTCAGCTGGCACCGGCTGCTGCACGGCTTCGCCGTGGCCGGCGGCCATGCCCTGCAACGGGTCTGGCGGCTACGCCGGTGGGAGACCCAGCTGGTCATCCGCTATCGCCTGCTGCGGACCCGTAAGGATGGCATCGTGCTCGGATTCAATCCGGCCATGATGGCTCGGCTGCACGCCGACGGCATGTGCGTGGACACCGAGGTGGCGGTGCAGGCGCTGGGCATCGCGCACGCCGACCTCAATCAGGCGATCCGGGACACCGCCCGCAACTGA
- a CDS encoding MAB_1171c family putative transporter, whose product MNLAAAVPIGAATSLVAVITVLHRLAQGGRAPQLRALGLGALFAFAASAVRMPQISPWLVIGDANVTWPAHIVTGILCQYFMLCFVYFTLDEPEVSARQMSRHLKGVLLSCTVFIGLFALAPHARDFDFGPQGRFMTGGPADSPAGPLAWLLLACYLVYPLQELVRVNLRWARKAASVRWLSITLWIYSLGALISMITDVHVAGYQIALLSGVVPPWAQAQVESWPIAVAGTCTMLGLSATGLYSVLTSSPYLQPVRNMLHSMRLWWQYYRTYVALYPLWSELWRTLPAEALDPSRSRLADLFRLRAKHNLYRRTIELTDFQQSLRRFTPPQTYADAESAGRARGLTGDVLDAAVDAAGLAVGRAAYLANRPRRIAPPVPPASRTEDGTAAQEARRWLLISDLYFHSPVVAEVLAAPARVLERGDVS is encoded by the coding sequence GTGAACCTGGCCGCGGCCGTGCCGATCGGCGCGGCGACGTCGCTGGTCGCCGTGATCACCGTGCTGCACCGGCTGGCCCAAGGCGGTCGCGCGCCCCAGTTGCGGGCGTTGGGCCTCGGCGCGCTATTCGCCTTCGCCGCCTCGGCCGTGCGCATGCCGCAGATCTCGCCGTGGCTGGTCATCGGCGACGCCAACGTGACCTGGCCGGCGCACATCGTCACCGGCATCCTGTGCCAGTACTTCATGCTCTGCTTCGTCTACTTCACGCTCGACGAGCCGGAGGTGTCAGCGCGGCAGATGTCGCGGCACCTCAAGGGTGTCCTGCTCTCATGCACCGTCTTCATCGGGCTGTTCGCGCTGGCCCCGCACGCACGGGACTTCGATTTCGGGCCACAGGGCCGGTTCATGACCGGCGGTCCGGCCGACTCGCCGGCGGGGCCGCTGGCGTGGCTGCTGCTGGCCTGTTATCTGGTGTACCCGTTGCAGGAGCTGGTGCGGGTCAACCTGCGCTGGGCCCGCAAGGCCGCGTCGGTCCGGTGGCTGTCGATCACGCTGTGGATCTACTCGCTGGGCGCGCTGATCTCCATGATCACCGACGTGCACGTGGCCGGCTACCAGATCGCCCTGCTCAGCGGGGTCGTGCCGCCGTGGGCGCAGGCGCAGGTGGAGAGCTGGCCGATCGCCGTCGCCGGCACGTGCACCATGCTCGGCCTGTCGGCCACCGGCCTGTACTCCGTGCTGACGTCCAGCCCATACCTGCAACCGGTGCGGAATATGTTGCACAGCATGCGGTTGTGGTGGCAGTACTACCGCACCTACGTCGCTCTCTATCCACTGTGGTCGGAGCTGTGGCGGACGCTGCCGGCCGAAGCACTCGACCCGTCCCGTTCCCGACTGGCCGACCTCTTCCGCTTGCGGGCCAAGCACAATCTCTACCGCCGCACGATCGAGCTGACTGACTTCCAGCAGTCGCTGCGCCGCTTCACGCCGCCACAAACCTACGCCGACGCCGAATCCGCCGGCCGCGCAAGGGGATTGACCGGCGACGTGCTGGACGCCGCGGTCGACGCCGCCGGCCTCGCGGTCGGCCGGGCCGCCTACCTGGCCAACCGGCCCCGGCGGATCGCGCCGCCAGTGCCGCCGGCCAGTCGCACGGAGGACGGCACGGCGGCGCAGGAGGCGCGGCGCTGGCTGCTCATCTCCGACCTGTACTTCCACTCCCCCGTCGTCGCGGAAGTCCTGGCCGCGCCGGCACGTGTGCTCGAGCGAGGAGACGTTTCTTGA
- the car gene encoding carboxylic acid reductase codes for MQPTGEEDTLRTYADKDRLTELLAADPALRAAMPDPAAAAVIRDASTPLHRQIEAVLTTYADRPALADRATEPVLDAATGRTTRRLLPRYDTITYGEVRDRVAAIAADWREHGLKPGDIVCTLGFTSGDYTVVDLACVHSGAVAVPLQNSATAGHLAPIVAEAEPVLVATSIELVDVAIEATAGLASLRRVIVFDYHPDVDDQREKFQAAQRRLAESDRPVVLDPLAGVIANGRALPARPAHEWESDELALLVYTSGSTGAPKGAMYPARLVSGLWRGWFPEEGGHPAIGLSYMPMSHVAGRAMLIKSLSNGGITHFTARSDLSTLFDDIELARPSELMLAPRVCEMLYQRHRDEDFAKLRKTFLGGRMVWAATGSAPLSADTAAFITACLGFPLIDAFGSTEAGAIMVDGVVPRPPVIDYRLDDVPELGYFRTDTPYPRGELHLRTSTIIPGYYKRPELNAEFFTEDGYYRSGDIMAETAPGHLMYVDRRKNVLKLSQGEFVAVSKLDALYAASPLVRQIYVYGSSERSYLLAVVVPADGASHADIAASLQQIARETGLNSYEIPRDFIIETEPFSTENGLLSDIRKLMRPRLKDRYGDRLEQLYATLAERETGELEQLRQGGRQQPVLPAVLRAAQAMLGSSAGVPSADAHFTDLGGDSLSALTYSTLLKEIFQVDVPVGVVISAANTLRRLAEIIAAEVESGSSRPTFATVHSGSPARAADLKLAEFIDAETLAAAAALPAFNGPIRTVLLTGANGYLGRFLCLEWLERLSSVGGKLICIVRGRDTAAAAARLEDAFDSGDPELLQRFRSLAASHLEVLAGDIGEPDLGLDSATWQRLADTVDHISHPAALVNHVLPYDQLFGPNVVGTAELIRLALTTRLKPITYLSTVAVVFDDTASGDEDADIRVTSPVRTLDSGYASGYATSKWAGEVLLREAFDLCSLPVSVFRSDMILAHSRYRGQLNVPDVFTRLLLSLIATGIAPSSFYRPDSGPAHYDGLPADFTAEAIATIGTETLAGYRTFNVLNPHADGISLDVIVDWLIAAGHPITRIEDYDTWFTRLEQALRALPERQRQHSLLPLLHAYAAPSEAVNGAGIPATRFQAAVQAAKIGPDKDIPHITADLIRKYATDLASLGLI; via the coding sequence ATGCAACCAACTGGGGAAGAAGACACGCTGCGCACGTATGCCGACAAGGACCGACTGACCGAGTTGCTGGCCGCCGACCCCGCGCTGCGGGCCGCGATGCCCGATCCGGCCGCCGCGGCGGTGATCAGGGACGCGAGCACCCCACTACACCGTCAGATCGAAGCCGTGCTGACGACCTACGCGGACCGTCCGGCGCTGGCCGACCGCGCCACCGAGCCGGTGCTGGATGCCGCGACCGGCCGCACCACACGACGTCTGCTGCCGCGCTACGACACCATCACCTACGGCGAGGTGCGGGACCGGGTCGCGGCGATCGCCGCCGACTGGCGCGAGCACGGGCTCAAGCCGGGCGACATCGTCTGCACACTGGGTTTCACCAGCGGCGACTACACCGTGGTCGACCTGGCCTGCGTGCACAGCGGCGCGGTGGCGGTGCCGTTGCAGAACTCCGCGACCGCCGGGCACCTCGCGCCGATCGTCGCCGAGGCCGAGCCGGTACTCGTCGCGACCAGCATCGAGCTGGTCGACGTGGCCATCGAGGCCACCGCCGGGCTGGCCTCGCTGCGCCGCGTGATCGTGTTCGACTACCACCCCGATGTCGACGACCAGCGTGAGAAATTCCAAGCGGCCCAACGACGTCTGGCCGAGAGCGACCGCCCTGTCGTGCTCGACCCACTGGCCGGCGTGATCGCCAACGGTCGTGCGCTGCCGGCCCGGCCGGCCCACGAATGGGAGTCCGACGAGCTGGCCCTGCTGGTCTACACCTCGGGCAGCACCGGCGCGCCCAAGGGCGCGATGTACCCGGCGCGGCTGGTCAGCGGCCTGTGGCGGGGCTGGTTTCCCGAGGAGGGCGGACATCCGGCCATCGGCCTGAGCTACATGCCGATGAGCCACGTCGCCGGCCGGGCCATGTTGATCAAGTCGCTGTCCAACGGCGGTATCACGCATTTCACCGCGCGCAGCGACCTTTCCACGCTGTTCGACGACATCGAGCTGGCCCGCCCGTCCGAGCTGATGCTCGCGCCACGGGTATGCGAGATGCTGTACCAGCGGCACCGCGACGAGGATTTCGCCAAGCTGCGTAAGACTTTCCTCGGCGGTCGCATGGTGTGGGCCGCGACCGGCTCCGCGCCGCTGTCGGCCGACACCGCCGCGTTCATCACCGCCTGCCTCGGCTTCCCGCTCATCGACGCCTTCGGCTCCACCGAAGCCGGCGCGATCATGGTCGACGGTGTGGTGCCGCGGCCACCGGTGATCGACTACCGGCTGGACGACGTGCCGGAGCTGGGCTATTTCCGTACCGACACCCCGTATCCGCGTGGCGAGCTGCACCTCAGGACGTCGACGATCATTCCGGGTTATTACAAGCGGCCCGAGCTCAACGCCGAGTTCTTCACCGAGGACGGGTACTACCGCAGCGGCGACATCATGGCCGAGACGGCGCCCGGGCACCTGATGTACGTGGACCGCCGCAAGAACGTGCTCAAGCTGTCCCAGGGCGAGTTCGTCGCGGTGTCCAAATTGGACGCACTGTACGCGGCGAGCCCGTTGGTGCGCCAGATCTACGTGTACGGCAGCAGCGAGCGGTCCTATCTGCTGGCCGTGGTCGTGCCGGCCGACGGCGCGTCACACGCCGACATTGCCGCGTCGTTGCAGCAGATCGCTCGCGAGACCGGGCTCAACTCGTACGAGATCCCCCGCGACTTCATCATCGAGACCGAGCCCTTCAGCACCGAAAACGGCCTGCTGTCGGATATCCGCAAGCTGATGCGGCCGCGACTCAAAGACCGGTACGGCGATCGCCTCGAACAGCTGTACGCCACGTTGGCCGAGCGGGAGACCGGCGAGCTGGAGCAGCTGCGGCAGGGCGGACGTCAGCAGCCGGTGCTGCCCGCTGTGCTGCGGGCCGCGCAGGCCATGCTCGGCAGCTCCGCCGGCGTGCCGTCGGCCGACGCTCACTTCACCGACCTCGGCGGCGATTCGCTGTCCGCGCTCACGTATTCCACCCTGCTCAAGGAGATCTTCCAGGTCGACGTGCCGGTCGGCGTCGTGATCAGCGCCGCCAACACCTTGCGCCGGCTGGCCGAGATCATCGCCGCCGAGGTGGAATCCGGCTCTTCCCGGCCGACCTTCGCCACCGTGCACAGCGGCTCGCCGGCCCGTGCCGCCGATCTGAAGCTGGCCGAGTTCATCGACGCCGAGACGTTGGCCGCCGCCGCTGCACTGCCGGCGTTCAATGGTCCTATTAGGACGGTTTTGCTCACCGGGGCCAATGGCTACCTCGGCCGGTTCCTGTGCCTGGAGTGGTTGGAGCGGCTGTCTTCCGTCGGCGGCAAGCTCATCTGCATCGTCCGCGGCCGTGACACCGCCGCTGCCGCCGCACGCCTCGAGGACGCCTTCGACAGCGGCGATCCCGAGTTGCTCCAGCGCTTCCGCTCGTTGGCCGCCTCGCACCTGGAGGTCTTGGCCGGCGACATCGGCGAGCCCGACCTCGGCCTGGATTCCGCGACCTGGCAGCGTTTGGCCGACACCGTCGACCACATCTCGCACCCCGCCGCGCTCGTCAACCACGTGCTGCCGTACGACCAGCTGTTCGGGCCCAACGTTGTGGGCACCGCCGAGCTCATCCGCCTGGCCCTCACCACCCGCTTGAAGCCCATCACCTATCTGTCCACCGTCGCCGTCGTCTTCGACGACACCGCCAGCGGCGACGAGGACGCCGACATCCGCGTCACCAGTCCCGTCCGCACCTTGGATTCCGGCTACGCCAGCGGTTACGCCACCAGCAAGTGGGCCGGCGAGGTCCTCCTCCGCGAGGCCTTCGACCTCTGCTCCCTGCCCGTTTCCGTCTTCCGCTCCGACATGATCCTGGCCCACTCGCGCTACCGGGGCCAGCTCAACGTCCCCGACGTCTTCACCCGCCTGCTGCTCAGCCTCATCGCCACCGGCATCGCCCCGTCTTCCTTCTACCGCCCCGATTCCGGTCCCGCCCACTACGACGGTCTGCCCGCCGACTTCACCGCCGAGGCCATCGCCACCATCGGCACCGAGACCCTCGCCGGCTACCGGACCTTCAACGTCCTCAACCCCCACGCCGACGGCATCTCCTTGGACGTCATCGTCGACTGGCTCATTGCCGCCGGCCACCCCATCACCCGTATCGAGGACTACGACACCTGGTTCACCCGCCTCGAGCAGGCCCTCCGCGCCCTCCCCGAGCGCCAGCGCCAGCACTCCCTCCTCCCCCTCCTCCACGCCTACGCCGCACCTTCCGAGGCCGTCAACGGCGCCGGGATCCCCGCCACCCGCTTCCAGGCCGCCGTCCAGGCCGCCAAGATCGGCCCCGACAAGGACATCCCCCACATCACCGCCGACCTCATCCGTAAGTACGCCACCGACCTGGCGTCCCTCGGCCTGATCTGA
- a CDS encoding FadR/GntR family transcriptional regulator, with protein sequence MGDSAERQDDNQGERYRPGYELVAERLLQHIAEQNLRPGDRLPTEQGLAELLGTTRNQMREAVKVLAAIGRLNVRRGAGIFVAASDKTAADEELAHFQPTDMAHVSMLLDFRRLVETETARRAASLATPIQVRKLRETAAESLRTGAAMDVQGFAEADKHFHDAVAIAADNIFLQANVVNVRRFAAQTDTLLFHGDVPGSLEVAGRQHLAIAEAIADGDPDRAVQLMAAHIDTTQRQFERKIRNRMFKLD encoded by the coding sequence GTGGGGGACAGCGCGGAACGGCAGGACGACAACCAGGGCGAGCGGTACCGGCCGGGATATGAGCTGGTGGCCGAGCGGCTGCTCCAGCACATCGCGGAGCAGAACCTGCGCCCGGGCGACCGGCTGCCGACCGAACAGGGCCTGGCCGAACTGCTGGGCACGACCCGCAACCAGATGCGTGAGGCGGTGAAGGTGCTGGCGGCGATCGGACGCCTCAACGTCCGACGCGGCGCGGGGATCTTCGTGGCGGCGTCCGACAAGACGGCGGCCGACGAGGAGCTGGCCCACTTCCAGCCGACGGACATGGCCCACGTGTCGATGCTGCTGGACTTCCGCCGGCTGGTCGAGACGGAGACGGCCCGCCGCGCGGCCTCGCTGGCCACGCCCATCCAGGTGCGCAAGCTCCGCGAGACCGCGGCGGAATCGCTGCGCACGGGGGCGGCGATGGACGTGCAGGGTTTTGCCGAGGCGGACAAGCACTTCCACGACGCGGTGGCCATCGCCGCCGACAACATCTTCCTCCAGGCCAACGTGGTCAACGTGCGGCGCTTCGCCGCGCAGACCGACACCCTGCTGTTCCACGGCGACGTGCCGGGCTCGCTGGAGGTCGCCGGCCGCCAGCACCTGGCCATCGCCGAGGCCATCGCCGACGGCGACCCGGACCGGGCGGTGCAGCTGATGGCCGCCCACATCGACACCACCCAGCGCCAGTTCGAACGCAAGATCCGCAACCGGATGTTCAAGCTCGACTGA